A window of Uranotaenia lowii strain MFRU-FL unplaced genomic scaffold, ASM2978415v1 HiC_scaffold_734, whole genome shotgun sequence contains these coding sequences:
- the LOC129760703 gene encoding leucine-rich repeat-containing protein 20-like, which produces MASQVAKVVCRCEEAAESKNLNLSECELIQVPDAVYHLMRHTELKTCDLSGNVITKISPKFAVKFSLITDLNLSHNQMAKLPDELADLHSLEMLDISHNSFITLPAVVFKMAKLRELRANNNAIIDIDRDEIITSDSLELVDLRHNPLTPICYELLRTAAVSFRIELSERVLEDWEDLTI; this is translated from the exons ATGGCTTCCCAAGTTGCAAAAGTAGTTTGTCGCTGTGAGGAAGCGGCGGAAAGCAAAAATTTGA accTCTCCGAGTGCGAGCTGATTCAGGTGCCGGATGCCGTTTACCATCTGATGAGACACACTGAGCTGAAAACCTGCGACCTGAGCGGCAATGTCATCACGAAAATTTCCCCCAAGTTTGCCGTTAAGTTCAGCTTGATTACAG ATCTCAACCTATCGCACAACCAGATGGCCAAGCTGCCGGACGAGTTGGCTGACCTGCACTCGCTGGAGATGCTGGACATTTCGCACAACTCCTTCATCACCCTGCCGGCGGTCGTCTTCAAGATGGCCAAGCTGCGGGAACTGCGGGCCAACAACAACGCCATCATCGACATCGACCGGGACGAGATCATCACCAGCGATTCGCTTGAGCTCGTGGATCTGCGACACAACCCCCTGACGCCGATCTGCTACGAGCTGCTCCGGACCGCGGCCGTCAGCTTCCGGATCGAACTGTCCGAACGGGTCCTGGAAGATTGGGAAGACTTGACGATTTGA